The DNA window TTAGGGCATTGCTTTCAGAatgtgaaaaagtgaaagttttGTCTACGGTCAGAAGAATAGAGGCGTACCTACATTTGTAGAGTAAGGTAAGGAGGCTCCGACACTTGATACGTTTCAATGACAACCGTTAGATCAGAGTAGTTAGCGGCCAAGTTCTTTCCACGCGGCAAAAATTGCACTACAAGACCGGCGATTAGATGATCAAATTTACTTACGAGCTCCCTTTAACAAAATTTGATGCTctgaaactttgaaatttgattattACAACAATAGGCAAAGGCAGTGATTAACTCTTGCAAGAAGTCGGAACGAGTGAAAATGTcactagaaagaaaatatcgcACCACTTCGACAAATTCAAGGAGCAGTAGGATTGCAACTAATATCGACAAATCCTGCCGGTACTAAACACCACTTCTCCACTAAATCAACTCGGTAGTTAATAAACATAGGTTCTTATCCAACGGCACGGAATCCTTAAAGAAATTATACATCGCTTACTATGACTAGACTTAGAAGTAAAGGGCTTTATTCATTTGCGgagaattctcaaaaaaatccacaacctgttttgaaaagaaatacttcaattttttaatctaCACTGCAAATACATAATCATTCTGCATTCCTCATCTGCAGCTATCGACTAAGACTATGGGAACTCAGCAGATCTTCTTGTTTAAGACCCTCAACAGGTCTTCTTCTATGTCTTCATTTCATACATTGAATCAAATCGTGTTTTCCCCAGCtgacatttttatttccgagaaaaataaaaatgaagtgcTGTTTGATCAGTACTGGCATAATCGTAGGGTAATAACCAAGACAGTCGGCTGTTTGAAAAGGCATTTAtcaggaaatagaaaaataaataatttgaaagTAGTCCTaaatttacaaagaaaaacgtcCGTTCAATTTTCACGGGGAGTTCTCATTGCTGTTTACAAATTATCCAGTTAATTCCTAGTTTTGTCTCACATAAATAGTAACTGGCATAACAGTCCACTGGTGCTGCAAATGTAGTAACCTGATGCAGTAATGTTCTATTCAAAACAGCGATGGCTaaatttttgttagaaatCTGATTTTTTCGATAGGATTATTTTGAATCccttaattttcttctattatttgAAGTATTTCAAGCAGCTGTTACTTTGAGAATGAGTAATTTAAATGAGTTTATGGAGATCATTTTGTTTCGCTGTCAactttcgaataaaaaaagcaatttgcTTAGATTCACACAAAACTTCCTCAGAGTGGCTGCATTTTTTCACCCCCAATATTTCTTAAGATATTCCTCACTCTTTTCAAATCACTGTGTTGATTGTTATTTGACTTTTGCGCGGAAGTATGACATTCATTTGTACCTCTCTTTAACTATTCGTACTCTTTAACTATTTGTCTCTTTAACTATTCGTTTTACCATTTTACCATAAATGTGTTGAATCATTAAAGAGTTCTTTTCCGTTCCAAAATATACATCAGAGTTGTGACCACGTTTTGGTCTGCTTAATGATGATCACAACTACAGAGGAAAGACCAGCGGAACCGGTgctttgaagttttttcccagaaattctGGATCTACAAGGATGGACTGGAGGGATAAAAAGGACACAGTGTTTGGCGCTGATCATTTCCTCTGGAATACGGCATTGTGTTCGACTTTAGATCAGAATTGTTAGTGGTTCATGAACGCGTAAGCGGCCTATACCGTGACTCACGGATCCTTTGATGTCTctcgtcagtgtttttctccgTCTCCTCTTCCCTACCGTCACCTTCTCCAGACCTTTCTGGTACCTACTTATTTTCCTattcctaatttttattttattttttgagatcAGAGGTTTGATTACCCCAAAGTGTTCCACTAACCATAGACCGTCTAGACTGTTAGCACTGCGCTGTTCCCACCCAAAGCTGTAACTTTATACtttaatatattttcttagtttttgattttgcccAGACTTAGACGCTGCCATTTAAGCACTCATAAGTCATAAATCCACCTCACATCACCCATTAATGTCTGTTAGTGGAATTTCGGGGAAGTTGAATGCTGACCCAGAAGTTAGTGAAAGTAGGACATGCATATAAGATAGGGGTTGCGCAAGTCAGGAACATCTCATAATCCCCACCAATGCGATCACAGCAGCAGATAATCTTTCTAATCGCTCCGCGTGACGTTATGATCTATTAATCAGTCTTTTCTTTCGAACTTTCTTCGATTTAGCACTTACATCTTTTTCcagcttcttttcttttgcaggAATGCTTTTGGTAGTGATACTCACCTGCCTCACTGACATCGCCAAGTCACTACCCCTTCTCGAGTCCTCACTTTGTTGTTGTGGATGCATTAGCGATCCATGTCCGGTAGTTGAACCATCCTGCCCTGCACCTAAGGAAGAATGCAGGTCGCTCACGGATCTCAAGTGCACAGgcaatatttatttctcttccgTCGAACATTGTTCGAAGCTTAGTTCATTTATAAAAATAGTTGGCAACAGCGCTGCGAATAAGTTCCAACaagaattctttaaaaaatctggaaaacgACATAGGAACGATTGAAAATGCTACACTGTCAGGGAGCAAAGTAATCCTAATCTTCTTCCAATACATCGGTCTCTTAAAACTAATGGTAAGGATTGTGAATTAATTATCCTAATAGTTATGCCGTAGATGAAGGATTGCGGTATTCGTTAGTTGAGTAGAACTCGCTTGATTTTATCCAATTCACTGAGTAAAATCCAATTCTAGTTTTGCAACAGTATTAACACACAAATATAGTTTATTTAGCTGGAAAACGTTAGATCGCGCGAGAGCGCAGAAGATCTCGCTTCACTGATCAGATCAGACTCAAATTATTGCGATTTgacggaaaaaagaacttcactTCTTCAGTTTCAATAAGTAGAAGTTTATTGTTCGGACGGCGTTAAAAAGGTACATAGAGAACCCCTACGGGCGACAACTTTCGAGCTACGACTTGGGCTGTCTCCGATGAACAACTAGACAGAGATTTTTAGCATCTTTCTCTGTTTCTAACTGAATGAGCCTTTATGAGGCTTAAAAATTGCTCATCTCACTGGAGAAGTCAAAGCATaaatcaaccaaaaaaaaaaacagaaaaatcctctcgtgataaaataaatgtcGAATGGAGTTTATATTGTTGAGTaggttccaagttcgaccttctttgaagcTTGGCATCGTAgggtttgattgtgtactacgttttaagcagaaccaagattattattgatctttattctggctaacgtttcggcgtcgttgccttcttcagagcctggaaaaatcaaagacacgtgtaatctactctctcaaacccctcgtcatcccacaagatatgatttagcaaacagaatatttgaaagcaacgtcagaaaagcagatcagcgctcaccttgatagccacgaaatcttgatgttagcggaccaccagttgttagggttgcgccgctagtattaactagtaacgatgcccccgcctctgaccccgtaggtcaaaacccgcaaaggtcttgatatggcgcCAACTCGTTGgccacagcgatgcattcttctttacgattcatgattggactttgatataaaacgcttccaatgtttttctagaacgtctgattcgcgtgctaagatagtgacagctatcttgaatGAGAtattgtcatgacactgtctgcaaTGAGTACCCaaaggggatgatgtttttgattttacgagccagtctaggtgctccttgacgcgatacatagtgatcttcctgtttcgccaatgtattcagccccacataactgacaggtgattagaAAGATAACTCTcgataccacgcaatcaccctgcctcccgTTCGGAAAAACGATGCAATTAGGTGTCTCATAAAGTCTGTCATAGGCGCGATTGCAGACTAACTGCTGCTTCAGGTTCACAGGTGGTACGTCCGCTACTCTGACTGTgtcttgcagacccgcctgtcgtaagcttgTTCGCACTGCATTActcatgtcatccgaaataaaaggaagacagaaagggatttttgttgtttgttctacCCTGTGGCACCGTCGCTCAGTTGCTCAATTGGACTGAGCAATGTGGTTAGCCATGTTTATGGAGGCAATGCGCCCTTGAGCCTCGGATGAAACCATTGCCGctgtcttaaacatattttcaatgactgactttttggttctccaggggtgcgccgattggtagtgaatcagaatgtttttacaacttggttttcgataccattttattttccaatttcccctaTACAAATGGacctggacattgagaaacCTGGAGTTTATATTGCCTAATTGTGTATTTTGTGCAGGAGATATTCAATGGCCCAAATATCTGGGATGCAGTCTAGTTCTAGAAAGAgtgcaaatttttttcgactCATTTACTCATTATTTAAATATATGGCCTTTTAACCTTTCCCGTTACGGAAAATGTAGTAGACAGATCACTTTAACACATGAATGGTATCTTCCTCTACTTCTTCGTTTGcgtttgtttgtgtttgttttaaCACGCGCCACTTCAACATTATGAAGGATTCATTAGTGATCCTGACACTGATGCCTTACTCTAAAGTTGCAGTacaaaaatgtcttttttcagATCTTCAGAGACTATTAGAGAAACCCGTTGCCGGTGATATCAAAGGAAACTCGACTAAGGAAGAGGTAGGACTATTATCTCTCTGTGTAAATATcacaaaatgaagataaagtgaatttttcaacTATGCTGCCAAGATATAATGCATAGatacaaaaaaacattttcatcaACATGAGAGTACTGTCAAGTTGTTGAAATGACTTTGAAAGATTGCTGGGCTAAAGAAGGTTGAACAGGAAAAAGGTTACTTTATAAGCTTTTTCTATAGGAAAACGattcgaaaagtgaaaacacAACAGCGTCGCAAGGTCACGTCAGGCTGGTAACTAACAATGGGTTGGCAATCTTTGAAACAGGAAGTGCAGGAAGGAGAGAATGGAAAGAAGTTGTTTCGCCAGTGAGTAATTCTATACCAGAAAAGATTTCGCAGCAGCACGAGAAATAACTTTGAACTGTTTTAGAAAATACCGATTGAAGTGCATTCGAGAATAATTCCCCAAATGTTGCTCAGCCCTCTTTCGTTTCAAGGTAGCACAGTGCACAGGTAAGGTTCCCTCCTACGGAACTATGTACTAACAACAGATGGCAAATTCCACATTTCCAAACGGCAATCATTACTTCATAGAGTGATGAATTTCTCATCCTTCCAAGGTGGAAGCCAAGGTCCACTTCCGCTCCACCAAAACGATGATATCTCTACCACCAGCAGCAAGGTGAGTTCACGACCTGTAATGAACTTTTAGAAAGGGATTCATACTCGCGTTTTGCTGACAATGCTTGCCGTTCTCTTCGAAATGATTAAGAAGATCGAAAATAGGTTTCACATCTCCTCCAAAACTTTAAAGATGCCCTCCTATATATGTGAAAACTTTGCTATGTGCCCAGTTATActaaattttctgaagaaactcAAAAGTAAAGCCAGCTATCTCGGAGTATGTAGGTTTCCGAAGGCGACATAAACAAATTTGTAGAAGATTTCTGATACTTGCTTACTTATACATTACTATTACAGTACTATGACATACATCTAATCGATCCCAAATGTGagatttttaaggaaaattcttctggaaatttttttctaactacaCATGTATCTTTAATGTTCATGTGTTCATGTGTTCTAACTACACATGTATCTCGTTTAACTTTGCCCAGTTTCTTTGTCATCGTaagttttccttcatttcctgGCAAGAAgtctcttttcctttcatctcaGTCCATGAACATAAGAGTAGGAAAAACTTGAACTGAACGGGTTATTGCCATAAAGTTTATTTTGCCTTCAAGGAGCTGTGTTTACATAACTGTGTCActgaacttctttcttttccgcGCTCTGTTCCATGctcatttttccctctttCGTTCAATTCCAACACGCCAAATTATACTCCAGTTAtccaaaagaataaaaagtcAGATATAGAGCTCGAaacttgttaaaggcatcaccccacgaatcggaggtggtacggatttctggtggagtactcgtatacgggatcgtagattaacgAGAataaggtgattccgtccattttctcctacttgccgtaaaaaacggctcggaagatgtggcttcgagcgctccctttttttacgccaattagcaaaaaatggacggaatcatccacctctccataatctcttatacgaatactccacctggaatccgtaccacctcagactcgtggggtgatgttttTAATCCGTTCAAACCTATTGGACAGCCACTTCCTTAAAATTCATTAACGGCTTAAAATTGTTCCTTCTAACATGTCGACTTTATATTGTGGTATCGAACAACATCACCCACATATCAGGTGAGCAACAACAAAACTGCCTTCGAAAAACTAGAAGCAATGGTAGCAGAACTACAGCAAATGCTTCACCAGCTGAAACACAGCGTGATGGACAGAGCGAATGAGAGATCCGATGTCTCGATCCAAGCAGAAGGTTCATAGAAAAGTTTCGCAACAACATGATCACGTTAATTTGTTACATCGTCAGCAGCACCATCGATGGATCCAGTCGCTGAAGAATTGGAGAAGAAAGCTATTGACGATGTTATCACTCGAATGCGAGGatcttttcagaagttttcGCCAGGATCTAAGCCAGTGAATGAGGTTGACTGATCTGAAGCAATCGAAAAGAACTAGTAAAGGAAAGAAACTAGGGATCATCGAAATTTGCAATCATCtgtcattttcaaataaaatcaaaaattctcatCTCATGAGCATTGAATAACAACCGTTTAGGTGGATTCCTCTGTATCGGCCGCAGTTATTGACGTTCAGTCACCGCTCAAATATACACCTCCACATATTCGTGCAAAACGAGCTACTAAGGGTGAGTagcagaaaaatgttgaatgtTGTAAGTtgatgaacattgaaaaagaattagCAAAGACTATGCTCTCAAATTCTAGTGTTGCAAAAAAGTCATTCACCATGTGAAAAATTGGATCTTTTCGCCTTCAGATGTCTTGcactttctattttatttatttatatactcGTAAAAGTTCCATGAGTAAATTCGAGTAAATTTCTGGATGGAGCAaaatgatttctggatttttcgaaACTCCTCCGAGAAGAAACGGAAACACAAACGAGTAACTTTAAACACACATTACAGATGGTGGCAACTGCAATGATACTAAGTTAAAAGAGCTTATTCTTAaggtacttttttcttctttttggttGTAATCACTGGAGCCCTTGTCGCCCTTTCAGAACATTGAAAAGGATGCCCAAACTTCTAAACGTGCGATCCAGAAAGAAGCAGAATCCGAATATGGAGGCACATTTAACGTCATATGTAGCCCATGTGAATTTTCTTTCGTGATCAGTTCGCAGAAATACTGTGACGGCTTCAAGGATCAGGTAGCAGaaaaaacgtctttttttctccgtcaTACACATCAGGGAGAGAAGCGTTGCCACAACGAAACTATTCCAGATTGCTTGCTTCGTGTTTCTTCAACCGCCTACAACACTCACTTCCCAATAGCGTATGCGTTTATCTGTTTGTTATGATTTGTAATGAATGTTTACGAGGTGTGTCACACGTAAAACACCATCATTTTTCGTTGAGAGAAACACAAATAACTAGAATAGACCAACAAATCAAATCTCTTTAAAAGGTCTGGAGAGGCAATGAATATCCCATTGTTTACTCTTTAtttcgccttcttcaagtTTAATCTTGAAATGTGTACACAGCAAGCATTAACGACTTTTAAAAAACTGTGCTATATATTTTTCGACACAGTTTTTATTAGCAAAATTGATCAAAAATGTACGATGGTGTGTAAATCCAACATCAGTGAGAAGAGCAAAACGACGATCTCTTAAAATCTCTCTGATAAGAGGAGCAAACCGCTGGTTTTTTCCCAGATGCTTGCGACCGACATGCAGctgaagaaggaaaatcaTATGCAATAAAACAGCTAATAAAGAGGATCGATATAAACATCAGAACAAGTAAAAGCGTAATATTTTACACACGAACAACGCTGGATATTACCTCTGCAGAAATTTGACAGACGACAATCCGATTTTGATCGAATTCCTTGCCTGAGCTCATCATCGGTATAATGTCGTACTCTGGACCTGAGACAATCTCGGTCAATCACAACATTCCTTGCTTATAGTACATTCTTTAGGTAGATATGAAACCTTTTGTAACCAtccgaaaaagtaaaaaaggtcAGCATGTATTGCGGAAAAATgtcatattttcaaaaaaagtatccGAATTCAATGTGGGAGACCTCCTAACCAAGAGCCAGAAAACCTCAAGCAACACCTTGAAAACTTGTACAAGTGGTCATTAACTGCTATGTGTACGTCTCGGTAGCGACACAGTGGCAGCACAAAAACTTTACGCACTTAATGTTTTACGGCTCTGTTTTCAATTTGGTTGAACATCGCCAGCAAGAAAGggagttttcaaaaatcaactaCATCCACAAGCTGGAACAGCGAGATGTGGCCGTAAGTGGTGACCTTCTGCGTCTCCCTCATGCTGTAAAATATAGCATTGCCACAACGGAGTCATGGATGTAAACCCAATGCTTACATTCACTAGTACTCcactctaatttttcttcctgatcaGTGAAAGTTATGGTGAGagtatttccacaaaaatgtaGACTCACTGTCACTTGGATCACCTTTATTTATCTGGAGACTACCAAATGCCAAAGCGTTCTTCTGTAACTAATGGTCTATTTAATAAGACAATGAATACAAACTATTTCCTGCAGAATAGGTTAGAAAAGGTTTAGAAAAGGTTTCACATCCGTTGAGTTTGATGGAGACCGATATGTCCAACACGAAGGAGACACTCTATTTTATACAAGAATAACACTGCAGTCAATTATCAccaaaatttaaaggcatcaccccaagaatctgaattggtacggatttcaggtggagtattcgtatacggaattgtagattatggagagaaaggtgatttcgtccatttcttcctaattgccacaaaagacggctcggaagatacggcttcgagcgttccggcgcgctactttccacgagttcgattggagcgcgccagccttgttcaTTTGCCGCATCAtgcgggccattttttacggcaattaggaaggaatggacggaatcaccccctttccataatctactatgccgtatacgaatactccacctgaaatccataccacttcagattcgtggggtgatgcctttaacaacacTGACAACAACACAGATGATACTCGCTTTCAAATTGCTGACCTTCGTTGTCCATAAGTAGCAAGTCGACAAACTGAgttttaactatttttttcaagaatgacACAATGTCGAGATGAACAACCGGTAATATACGATACCTACCTGAAAAGGCAAGAATGCGTTACAAATTCCTACGATAAAATCACACAAAATACGTGGTCGACTCCAAACGTGTTCGACCGGAACCCGTCCTAAGCTATGCAGAGAGGGAGATTCTATGGAGCAGGGAAAAAGTGTGCGTTGTGGAGAAAGCTTTAAGAGcacccggttgaacacattcatcaccatatatacatatttcacTACGAAATTATACTTTCTTAGCACTGATGTTTTATAAAACTTGAATGCGTTACCGCTACCGTGTGAGAGTACATCGGCTTCACCGTACACTGTCTCATTACCCACTGCAATGGGGAAGAATTTTCCCACGGTCGGATATAGCTCATCGTTTTCCTTATAGATAGGATCCGCACCGTAGAAGAGTGACCCCTAAAAATTAATAGATATGAGcaggaagatttttgcagaTTGTTCACTTGTACGTAGTAGCctattttcttatcttttcaaGAACTAAAACTTTTCTCGGACGGAAAATATGGTTTCTTTCCGGACCAGATAAGGTGTGTCTTCTCAAAGATGTATAAGTTCTATATATTGGGCATATGTTAGATAAACATCGGAGAATGCTTCGAGATGTCGTCAATATGTATCACTGGTTCAAATAACAATGCGGCAAGGAGGAAGCACTGACTTGCTAAAATCTCATGTCAGCGGCCACTTGCACAAATCATTTAGTGAAATCCTGAGGGAGGAACAGTGGCGCATACAAGTCTGCAGGTTGTTACCTGAACGTAGCGGTCCTGCTTTCGCTAAAGGCAACTAGGCATCTGGCTGCGGCAGCTGTATAGCATGATGCAGTGGAACAAAAACTGTGGAAGTCACGCTATTTACCTACACAAATAGTGATCTGTGTTAACTACACTAATAATGGTTCCTATGCGCTCTTAACTGCGAATAGTTTGATTTTGCTAAAGCAAGCAGAAAATGGTACTGATGCTTGACAATAACTCTGAAACCTCGAACAATTTCCGAAAGTCCATCCTGCAGGTCCGTAGAAATCATGCGAATTGAATGAATTAACTTATCTATGTTTGACAAATCTCATTACTGCCGGTACTGATGACCTTGCTTTCACTAAACGTAATCAGGCAAACTCCGAGTATACACCTTGgtaacgtacgagctatatatcTTACACTGTTATATTGAGCAAGTTTCCCTTACGCTGCAGAAAGCTGTTGCCGCCCAGCACGCGTACACATGTTTAGAAATTGCGAGCAGACAAATATCATCATTGCTTTTGCATATAAGAGGAATCAAGAATGGCATTTCAGTTTTCGTTGCAAGGTCAACATTTTTATCGCTTGAAGAGCAGCACCAGTGGAAGATGACAAATTTCAACTACGTGCGCGACTACGTCTTGACCAGAAACATCCCTCgtcgaattttcaaaaatctagagctgggtaggacgtcgcattcgattctGATCACCACCCAATTCTTCGGATATTGAAGATACGGTTGAGGAGAAGTAGAGGAGTTCTATCTCAACCGAAAAAAGGAGCGGCATGTCTGAAGAATGaagaatgcaaaaagaaatttggcCTTAGGATGTCTATAAATATTTGACTATGGACCAAGAAAAAGCTTAAAGCCGCGAACTCTTTCACCAGTTGTAGTCCGAATGCTGCACAAAAAAGCTCCCGGTTTTGTTGCCAAGGAAAAAGCTCACCACTGCGGAGACAGGGTCCACCTACAATTCTGTACTTGCTGTCTGCACTACTAGTGATCTGAACAAGAAGAAGCAAGGAGAGCGCCAGTAACAGCTGAAAAGTGATCGCTGCAACGAATAGATGTCAAGAGCGAAAGAGTCTGATAGAGtatgggaggacaggaacccaaAAAAACCTATGTTTTACAAAGACAATATAGCAGCAAGGTGAATATGTGTTCACCTATCCTCTAACTGCAAAGAGAGTGGGTGTTGGTGAGGTACTCCTGTCAATTTGGAGATAATATTTCAGGGTCTTGCTAAAATGACAAGCGTCATCTCTTCATAAACCCGAGCATCGCCAACAACTGATGTACACCGCGGCCAGCAAGCACCACCGACAGAGTCGAAGGTTTTGGTCTGGGCCCAGAAAGTGAAGGATGGAAAGTCGGGGGAGGCGACTAAATTAGCGAAGAAATACTAAAATCTCTTCCTCCACCTGGAaatcgtgagatgacaaagatcatcccttcaatatggattgacgaaaggatgCATGACCCCTGGGGATATACACACATAATTCGGCTAGCCAAACATCACGAAGAAACCCTGAGATGAACAAGCCTGCTTTCGAGCGGACATCTTGGACTGACAAGGTGTGCATTGTCAGAAAAGCAGTCGAAATGATGCAGCACCATACAAAGCTCATGCAGATAGCCCTCCCAGGTTTCGACGCCGCTCTCGGCTTTCCTTACCGAGGCAATCTTTTCAACGCACTCCGGGCAGATATCGGGGGCATGGACAACAACTGTACTGTACGAGCACCACGCAGCATTTACTTCATCGTTTGAAGCGGAAACTGGAGTAAGAAAAGGGGCTGTCGCGGCAccttttctcttctgttttGCCGTCGATGATATCCTGCGAAGAACAGCTGAGTAATGCCACGCCGATGTCGTTTTAGCGCTATCTGCTCATCCCCTGGTCGATCTTGAGTACACCAACGATGTGATGATATTCGGTTCAAGGAGCGCGAAGTTGCAACATATCGCCGATCTTGTGCCAAAATTAGCTGCGGCCTACGGTTTACGACTTCGCCCTGATAAATGTGAGAAGATATGGG is part of the Necator americanus strain Aroian chromosome V, whole genome shotgun sequence genome and encodes:
- a CDS encoding hypothetical protein (NECATOR_CHRV.G19647.T1), with the translated sequence MLLVVILTCLTDIAKSLPLLESSLCCCGCISDPCPVVEPSCPAPKEECRSLTDLKCTDLQRLLEKPVAGDIKGNSTKEEENDSKSENTTASQGHVRLVTNNGLAIFETGSAGRREWKEVVSPKIPIEVHSRIIPQMLLSPLSFQGSTVHRVMNFSSFQGGSQGPLPLHQNDDISTTSSKVSNNKTAFEKLEAMVAELQQMLHQLKHSVMDRANERSDVSIQAEAAPSMDPVAEELEKKAIDDVITRMRGSFQKFSPGSKPVNEVDSSVSAAVIDVQSPLKYTPPHIRAKRATKDGGNCNDTKLKELILKNIEKDAQTSKRAIQKEAESEYGGTFNVICSPCEFSFVISSQKYCDGFKDQIACFVFLQPPTTLTSQ